TTTGGGTCGGGTGACTGGGTCGGTTCAAGCTTTAGCTCTacaaatgttattttatttgttatttacaATTATACCCcgaattatttgtttattatatGTCCGTGTATTTGCCAAGAACAGAAATTAGACCTTTCAAATAAAATCTATTCGCGCTCTCCCTTTTTTCCCACTCTTTTCgctaaaaatgaaaatcccCAGATCCCTTCAGATCTCTATCCCTCGGTGAGATCGAGTAACGATGCTTCGTCGGTGTGTGAGATCATTGAATCAAAGCTGATCTGCTCTCACTTTACAACCCTAATTGCTAACAAGGAGGCTCGGTCCCGTCGCGAGATCGTGACCGGAACGGCGGCAAGTATGTGGTGGTTCTGAATCCTGATGGCGGCAGCTGAAGATAATTTAGGGTTTATTCTTCGATTTCATTTGACTTGTGGGTAATTATTTAGGGTGTTTCGTTGATTTGTACTGACGTTTCTTCAACTCGATGAATTCCGACCCTTCCAACCCTAGGTTTGAATTCTTTGATTTCCTTTGACTCGAAGGTAATAATGTAGGGTGTATCTTAAATTAGTTTTGACGTCTCCACAAATCGAAGAATTCGGACTCTTCCAAGCCTTGGTTTGAATTCTTCGATTTTCATTGACGTGAGGGTAATTATTTTTGGTGTATCTTAGATTAATTTTGACATTTCCTCGTGTCCTCTTTACATGGCATTTAGGTATGGCTGCTTCATTTCCGCTTCTGAAGCTGCAAGAGATGGTGGCATTCTTATTGGAGCTATGCATAAATCAGGTCttgcttaattttctatttactaTCACAATTTTAGTGCAGTGAATTTGCTTTGTTGCagagacgtcatattttttattatgcaTTTGCTCATGTTCCCtcaaatttacatttttttagtttACCTCTATGGCCCCATAGTACTTTTGCAAAATATGTTTGATTCTTAAAAACTTTTCATGCCACGCATGAACTTCTGATTAATGTTTGTTCCGATATTGAGGaggagatttattttttgtttgtggtaTAAGGAGTACCGTTATTTTGCTACCTTCTTTTTGTGATGTACTCATGGCCATATTTTAAATCTCAGCGGTAGTATTTTACTGCCCTGTTCTAGTGTCAATCGTGTGATGGATTGCTGTGGTAGGATATAGCATAGGTTTAACCCCGCATCTTTTTCAAGCTCAGCTCCATAACCTGTTTGTTCCTTCATATTTGTTAATGAGTGCCAATGTCATGGGATTGCATCAGATATATTTTCAGTAGCATGCACCCCTTAATCGTTCTTCCGACTGAACAGTTTGATAGCATGTTTTGCTCAGATTTCTATGCATTTTTTTGGGCAGATGGTTAGTTTTCTTTCAGGTTCCTATGATTATGTACGCTATCTGGCTCCCCCCCCCTCCCCGCTGCTTTCAGGTAATCACTCCTTCACTATGTCAGGAGACCATGGTAACATCATGATCTGCAGCCAATCTCTGGTAGATGGCTACTGGTGCTCCTGACATGGTGGAGAAGCGATTACCTGAAGCAAAGAGGAGGGTATGCAGGTACCGGTCATTATCATAGGAATCCTAGAAAGTTGCATAACAGCCAACTTCAGTTCTGGAGCGGTCAAGTGCAGATATTAATAATGTTAGGTATACATAAATCTTAATATGCTATGATAtctcatcataattgcaattACATCTCATTGTTAAACACcagtatatttttatattggcCTTTCAATGTGATTGTACTTTtactaaatataaaaatgtgatAATGAGATATCTTCCATTCTTAAACATTTAGGTTGGTCATTTTCTCACCACATGGTCTTCCCTTGAGTTTTCCTCATGTTGTAttttaaattaagaaattgttcctatgaattttttgttattttatatcTCTTTGTAAATGCTGTCTTCAGCCACTCTGTGGAACCTATAATTCTAGTTGGATCTTTTGCGAGTAAATCTGTCACCGCACTAAATCATTTGCTAATGTTCTGCTCTGGTATATAAGTGCAATCCCAGATGTTCCATCGTTTTTTCAACTGTTGTacattctcttttcttctatttaGATCGTATTTGAATTGCTGATgtattcttttaatttctctaggtgttttttgatttttgatttttgtgtaaTTTCCTTGGATATCCTGTACTTGTTCTTCTGTTCCATTGGGATCTTTGGCCCCCACCAGAATGTAATTAAGGCCGCGATTCAGCCAGCACAAACTCTCTAGGTTAACAGTTTGGCATAAATAGGTTTTTGGACCCAAACAAACTCCTTGGGCTAGCAGTCCTACACGTGAACATTATGCATGACATGTTACTCTCTTTGGTTATGAAGGCAGCTGGTTCTGCATTAACTGGTCTTGAATCAAAATGCAGATTGAATGTACAAGGAGTTGGGATTCTCAAATATAGTTACACATCGTAGCGGATAACAAGTAAGTTCACATAATTTTATTGGAATCTGCTCATTGCTTTCCTGGTGGAGTGTCCTGtttttattcttaattaaCAGTGTGATTCCTGTTCTGCATCTGTTAAATACAGTTATTATCATCCTTGATGTTATAGGTTTGACAAAGATTTTAGTTGTCTGTCCAGTCCAGATTCtatgtttttgcttttttcttttctattggTAAATAGTTGCTGAGCGTTTGTAATTGATAATCCCTCCTATGAAGTAAGAAAGCAAGGGAAGTTTTCAGTGATAAGGAATGTGTTTAAACTATTCCTTAATTAGGTGCTGATAAACAAGGACTGTTCGAAAAAAGTGTCCTCACCAGTCTCTACTATCcgttttaaatgtttttttttacctaTTGGGTACTTCTTTTTTATGTATTCTTAATATATATTAGCAACAGGTTATATATAATTGCAATTCCGCTTAATGTACTCTAATCAGAGAATAATTATCCTACAGGTATGCTTGGACTTTTGCCCTTCACACTATCGAATTACCTGCCTCCATCGAATGTCAGCTCTGAGCGTGTATGCCCAATGCATGATTATTCTTTGATTAATCGGTCCAAATGtgtgttgaaattttggtaaaaataaattcagcACAAACCCACTATAAGTAGTCAAAAGTCATCATCCCATACAATGGGTACAACACTGCAATTGGACGTATAGTTTGAAATTACTGTACAAACGACATTACTAGCCCCAATGGGGAAAAACCCGGAAAGTCAGCCCAGTAACTTCTAAGCCGGCCCAAAAGTCAGCCCAATAGTGTATAAGCCCATAAATCGGGATTATAACGTCAAACAGCCCCAATAAGGTCTATGCATGCCATGAGTCGGCTCAGTAACGTGAAACAGGCCAATAACATCTATCAATGCCATAAGTCGGCTAAATAATGTGAAACAGGCCTAATAATGTATAAGCCGGCCCATAAGGTGGCATGAGGCCCAATATTGTGTCGGCAGCCCTAAAACTAGGCCCAATAATGTGTAAGGAGAACTGGACCAATAGCGTGTAAGAAGGCCCATAAGTCGGCCCAATAATGTGTATGCAAGCCCAAAAGGTTGGCCCAATAGGTCGGCACAAAAACGTTCGGGCCCATTAATTGGCTCGAATAACGGGAAAATGGGCCCATGTAACGGCCCAATAACGTGTATGCAGGCTCATTAGTTGACCCCAATAACGGCCCAATAATGTGTATGCAGCCCGAAAAGTCGGCTCAATAATGTGTATGCAGCCCAAAAAGTTGGCCCAATAAGTGGATACAGGCCCATAAATTTTTATACAGCCCAAAAGTTGGCCCAATAGCTTGTAGGCAGGCCCATATGCCAGCTTATGAAGCAGGCCCAAAAGGTCGGCCCAATAAGGTGTATGCAGGCCCATATGTTGGCCcaataaagtgaaaatgggCCCAGGAAACGGCCCAATAATAATGTGTGCAGGCCCAAAAATCCGGCCCAATAACGCCTAAGCACCGGCCCAAAAACGTGAAACAGGCCCAAAAGGTCCCAATAACTTCTATGCAGGCCCATAAGTAGGCCCAATAACGTGTATAAAGGCCCATAAGTTGGCCCGAAACGTGTATGTAGGCCCATAATTTGGCCCAAAAACGTGTATACAGACCCATAAGTTGGCCCAATAACGTGTATGCAGGGCCATAAGCTGGCCCAATAACGTGTATGCAGGGCCATAAGCTGGCCCAATAACGTGTATGTAGGCCCATAAAATGGCCCAGATAACGGCCCAAAATTGTTTCTGCTGCCCAAAAAGTCGGCCCAATAACATGTATGCAGGCCCATAAGCCGACCCAATAACTTCCCAAATGTCGGCCCAACAACGTGTGTGCAGGCCCATTATCCGGCCCAATAACTTGTATGTAGGCCCGTAAAATTGACCAGATAACGGCCCAAAATTGTTTCTCAGGCCCAAAAAGTCGGCCCAATAACGTGTATACAGGCCCATAAGTTGGCCCAATAAAGTGAAACAGGCCCCAAAGGTCAACCCAATAACTTGTCTACAGTCGCAAAAGTTGGCCCAAAAATATGCAAATGGGCCCAGGTTGCACCCCAATATGTCCAATCAGGCCCATAATTCGACCCAATAACGTctaaaatacccaaaaaagtCGGCCCAATAACGTTTAGCAGGTCTATAAGTCTGCCTAATAACGTGTATGCAGGCTCTGTCCAGGCAGATTGAAAATCAATGTCTATCACACCCAAAATAATTGCACCCATTGACCCGCCAAATCCAGGCTTTGTCATCAAAATTGTTGAAACCAGAAACTAAGTACTTAAACCGGGGGTTACTCTAGGAATGACTTCAATTCCAAAGTATATCAGGCAATACAACAATTATACCACGAAACCGGAACAGTGAACCTCACGACATTATGAGAGAATCCATTTGAAACGACCAGTGTTTATGCAGTACGGATTTTAACATTAAGAGTCCATTGAATCTTCCCCGCCGGCAAAGGGATGGACTTCGGAAGACGCAAAGGCACCTCATACTCTCCCACAGTTAACAAAGGAGATGGGAGATGCACGTTTTCGGGTAGAATGTGCACACAAAGCTGCCTTGCCACCTAAACCAACATAGAGAATGTATCagctaaaaaggaaaaacaaatcaatGGAAATATTGACTCGAAAAAGATTGgccattttctgatatttacAAGGATAAAGCTAGAAACCATGAAGAACATAACCATACCTCAGCCACAAGATCTTCCGTTGTCACAGGGGATTTCAATTCTATAGCGTCTTCTTTCGTTGCACGTGTACGGAACTTTTCAAGATTGATAGACCTCCTCAGTACCTGTAAAAGTTAACAAAGTTCAGCTGCCCCATATATGTAAAGCAAAACATTTTAGTTCTTGTATGCATCAGAGATTCAATCAGCTTTCTGAAAGTTAGCATCACATTTCTCTCCAGGAAGAGAATTAGCTAGATTAAGAAATCAATCTGACCAACACTCAATTAGCCAACACCTTTCAAATCTGATGGAATTTCAGTTCGTACTTCTAACAACGTCCATATATGACATTTGACTCTTAACCCAGCATTCTATTAGTACATCAAAAACTAACCAGGTTTAAGAACATAAATGGGCTTATATCTGTCTTGTACAACAAATAATGCAAAAGACATACGCTTCAATCGGCAATTAAAATCTTAACAGATAGGCTACGAACCAGACGAGCATTGTCCAGAATTTTTGCTGCCTTCTGATATTCCCTCTGCTTAGCTTCCTCAGACACAGTAACTACTTTaacctcctcctcttcctcttcttcttgaaGCAGGCAATTCTGAAATATATTTGGGACAAGCATaacaaaatttaacaaaataataggcAATGGACGAACATTGATAACGTAATCCAGGGAGGGCAAAGTAAAGAACCTTCCGCTGCTGTTTGATGAGATAGGCATACTTATCAATGTTTGGGACAGCAAGCAACTTGGGCATCAAATGGTTGCGAAAATGTCCGGGCGCAACCTTCACTGTCTGGCCAGCTTTGCCAAGCTTTTCTACGCTCTGAATGCGTCAAATAAATCGTTAACCAatcaaaatcaatcaatcaattcaCTAACTAAACGCCAACCCTAATGATTGAGTTCGAGGAGAAATGCGCACCGTTGTTAGAATGACCTCCAACTTTCTGTACCTAACTCCTTGACAAGCATAGAGCAGAGGATTTATCATGCGATCCGAGTCGGAGCTATGGATGTTGGTGTCTTTAATGATTTGACGGATGACATTTCTGCCATTTCTTAAGCCAGCCATCCACAAAGCTTCTTCTAATCTACGCCAAAACATTTAAACAGAAAAGATATCGATGACAAAATCAAACTAGATAACGATATACG
Above is a window of Prunus persica cultivar Lovell chromosome G2, Prunus_persica_NCBIv2, whole genome shotgun sequence DNA encoding:
- the LOC18784586 gene encoding uncharacterized protein LOC18784586 isoform X1 yields the protein MFWRRLEEALWMAGLRNGRNVIRQIIKDTNIHSSDSDRMINPLLYACQGVRYRKLEVILTTSVEKLGKAGQTVKVAPGHFRNHLMPKLLAVPNIDKYAYLIKQQRKNCLLQEEEEEEEVKVVTVSEEAKQREYQKAAKILDNARLVLRRSINLEKFRTRATKEDAIELKSPVTTEDLVAEVARQLCVHILPENVHLPSPLLTVGEYEVPLRLPKSIPLPAGKIQWTLNVKIRTA
- the LOC18784586 gene encoding uncharacterized protein LOC18784586 isoform X2 gives rise to the protein MAGLRNGRNVIRQIIKDTNIHSSDSDRMINPLLYACQGVRYRKLEVILTTSVEKLGKAGQTVKVAPGHFRNHLMPKLLAVPNIDKYAYLIKQQRKNCLLQEEEEEEEVKVVTVSEEAKQREYQKAAKILDNARLVLRRSINLEKFRTRATKEDAIELKSPVTTEDLVAEVARQLCVHILPENVHLPSPLLTVGEYEVPLRLPKSIPLPAGKIQWTLNVKIRTA